The DNA region AGCAATTGATCATATAAATCGTCTGTCACTTCTGAATAACGACCACCAACAACGTAAGATAATGTTGGTGTTATCGGTACCGATGCTTGTACATAAGCACTTTTTTGTGTTTGTTTATTGTTACGTTGCATATAAGTAAAATCAAAATCTGCTTCACCTTTACTGACATCAATACCGGCAACAAAATTTAAATCACCTTGGTCTAAGTGGTAATTGGCCGTTGCTTTAGGTGAAAAACTCAATAAGTCACGCTCAATACGACCTGCGCTACCAAATGATACACTGGTCGTTAATGTATCTGAATAGGTTAAATCTGCACCTAATGCCCAAATATTATTCAGCTGGTATTGATAACCACTGCGCAATGAGGTGGTCATTTCATGATTGAAATCGCCCGCAGAAAAAGACCCTGCTTGGCTAGGATCGGCTTCATACTGGGCTAACGATAATGCTCCTGGTGCTTGAAGATCATTATCAAAGTAATTTACTTCAACAAAAAAGTCTTCAATATCGGTTTGATACTGTAAACGCCCTAAAATAGAGTTGGTTTCATTGTCATTATTATCGCGGTAATTGTCGCTTTCGTTATAGCTGGCCGCTAAAAAGTATCGCCATGCATCGTTAATGGCACCTGAAACATCGCCTTTCACTTCATAGGTATCAAAACTGCCACCACTAACCTGTAAGCCACCACTGGTTTCTGTTGGCGCTTTAGTAATAATATTGATAACGCCGCCAACGGCTTGGTCACCATACAGTACTCCTGCACTACCCGATAAAATCTCAACCCGCTCAATTAAGTTAATTGGAATAGATTCAATGCTTGGCGCAGAAATATCAATATTATTGAGTCGGCGTCCATCGACCAAAATCAAGGTGTTATTAGCGGCTTGTGATGCAGAAAAACCACGCATAGAGAATACAGTACCCGAATTATTATCCGACACCTGAATCCCAGACTGTCCACGTAATAAATCGGTTAAATTGGTAGCGCCGCTCATTTGAATATCAGCTGCATCAATAACATTAACATTGGCTGCTATGTTTAATGGATTAGCAACATTACGGCCAATGACCACAATGGTTTCATCCATACTGACAGCCGAAGCCTCTGGGGATGTAGCAGTTGATTCAGCCGCAATTGCATTAACACTCGCAACACTGAAGACAGCACTTAATAGCAGTGCAATTTTTGTTGGTTTAGTACCCATTTACCTTTAACTCCTGAAAGGAAAAATGGGGCAATAACGCCGCAATATAGACCACCTCTCTTGCCTGCAACTATAGAATAAACCCATAGCATAAACCGACAAGCGGTATCACATTACATTTCGAGATCTGCCCACCGAAATCATCGAAATCACCTTTATGGCCGGTCTCCGGACTAAGGTTGTGGTGTCATACCTATGATACAACACGCGCGAGCCTAGATGTTTAACGCAAGCTATTGCGCACCAGACTCTCACCAATCACCGTTGCGGGGGCAGTACCAGATTTACACTGGTTTCCCGATTATCCTGCTTAGATCTAACGATCCACGGCAAGCACCGTAAAGATTGACTATTCATTTAACGTGAGTTGAGATTCAACTCATCGTTGTTAATATAAATTTTGCTATATCGATGTCATGACAAAAAAATTTCAGAATAATGAATATCTTGAAACTTCCAAGCTGATAATGAC from Shewanella polaris includes:
- a CDS encoding TonB-dependent receptor, with amino-acid sequence MGTKPTKIALLLSAVFSVASVNAIAAESTATSPEASAVSMDETIVVIGRNVANPLNIAANVNVIDAADIQMSGATNLTDLLRGQSGIQVSDNNSGTVFSMRGFSASQAANNTLILVDGRRLNNIDISAPSIESIPINLIERVEILSGSAGVLYGDQAVGGVINIITKAPTETSGGLQVSGGSFDTYEVKGDVSGAINDAWRYFLAASYNESDNYRDNNDNETNSILGRLQYQTDIEDFFVEVNYFDNDLQAPGALSLAQYEADPSQAGSFSAGDFNHEMTTSLRSGYQYQLNNIWALGADLTYSDTLTTSVSFGSAGRIERDLLSFSPKATANYHLDQGDLNFVAGIDVSKGEADFDFTYMQRNNKQTQKSAYVQASVPITPTLSYVVGGRYSEVTDDLYDQLLYPNRIEIDNDAHAFELGLNYRPSNENRFYARANDNFRFAKVDEQAYTPLTTIGLDPQTGRSYEAGWDYTTATQTLKINAYQLELEDEIVYEGGRTDGPYGGGANVNADESRRFGVSTAYDVQFASNWLLGASYDYIDAEFTQGENDGKALSWVAKHSGKAYVSYDFTEDWQAFVEGVYTGERYMEGDNSNTDDKLDSYVLTNLALNYTHGSWNGSLRVDNLLDEDYVGAGYYSPYGNGYYSGTGRSIRLTAGYRF